A window of Dehalogenimonas sp. WBC-2 genomic DNA:
GGATTTTCTGGGTGATCTGCCACAGGACATGTTGCCATTAAACCCGGCAGTATCGGTCAATGTACCAATTATTCAGGGTTGCGACAATTTTTGCTCTTATTGCATTGTGCCCTATCGTCGCGGCCGGGAGAAGTCGCGTTCCATCAAAGAGATTGTCACTGAGGTTAGAGAACTGACCAAACGCGGCGCCAGAGAGGTGACTTTGCTTGGACAGAATGTAAATGCATACGGACATGACCTGGCGGAACAGAAAGACCTTGCCGACCTGCTTTCCGAACTAGAGGGTGTTCCAGAGCTGTATCGCATACGGTTCTTGACCAATCATCCTAAAGATATGAGCCATCGTCTTCTTGATGCAATGGCGACCCTGTCAAAAGTGTGTCCCACCCTTAATCTCCCGATTCAAGCCGGTGATGATCAGGTTCTTGAGAGAATGAAGCGGGGTTATACGGTGTTTGATTACAGGATGCTTGTAAACAGTATCAGGAGTGCGGTTCCGGGTATTTCACTTACCACAGACATCATAGTGGGTTTTCCAGGGGAGACCGAAACTCAATTTGAGAACACTACTCTTCTAATTGAAGATTTACGCTTTGATGCGGTACATATTGCAGCCTATTCACCCCGGGTTGGGACTGAAGCCACCGAAAAATACGCCGATGATGTATCCAAATTGGAAAAAACGCGACGGTTGGCCCGGCTGGAAAAGTTACAGACCAGTATTGCCGCAGAGATCAATACAGGATTAATTGACACGATGGTCGAGGTTTTGGTTGAAGGATCAGACAAAGGTAAGTGGCGAGGGCGGGATAGACATGGTAAACTGATATTCTTTAAGAGCTCGCTTGAATTAAAAGGGCAACTGGTGAACATTAGAATAACTAATGCCGGTCCCTGGTCACTGCAAGGTGAACTGACGAGTGTGGTAAGTAAGGAGTTTGCTCATGGGAAATGATACTTTTACCCTGGTTGGTTTTATGATATTGATGTTTGCCGCTTTCTATTTTCTTATTATCCGGCCCCAGCAAAAGAAACAAAAACGGCAACAGGAAATGCTTTCGGATCTTAAGCGCGATGATCGGGTTATTACTATTGGCGGCATCTACGGAATTATCGAGGCCTTGGATGAAAAAAGCATTGTAATAAAAACCGAATCCGGTGCCTTACTTAGATTGGTAAGGGGTGGTGTGGCCATGAAACAGGAAGACGAGGTTGTGACCTAGCTGTCGCCAGTTCTTAAAAAGTTTTCACAGCTATTATACCTGGTGTTCATTCTTCCAACCTCAATGTCTGATAGCGGCGCAGGGCGTAAAGACCGACTAGGCGCTATCTGAGGAGCAAATGGCGGCATACGATTACATCATAATCGGTTCAGGCATTGCAGGGTTGTACAGTGCTCTCCTGGCCCGTCGCCATGGCTCAGTGTTAATTGTCACTAAGGGCAGTATTGATGAGTGCAACACCCGTTTTGCTCAAGGTGGTATCGCCGCGGCTATCGGCGTTGGTGACTCCCCGGAGCTTCATTTCAAAGATACCGTAGCTGCCGGCGCTGGTCTGAGTGATGAGAAGGCAGTGCGGATACTGGCAGAAGAAGCCGTTCTCGGTATAAAAGATCTTATTGAGTTCGGCGTTCCTTTTGATACGGTAGATGGAGAGGTCGCTTTAACTCTTGAAGCGGCACATTCCCTACCTCGTATTTTACATGCCGGTGGAGACGCAACTGGCCGCTATATTGAAGAAACACTTTCCGCCAAAGTGCTTTCTGCGGATATTCAGGTGGCTGAGCACTGTCTGGCTACTAAACTCATTGTTGAAGATGGCAGAGTCCTGGGATTGGATACCCTTGATACGCTGACAGGGCAAAGAAATACCATTGGTTGTTACCATCTGATACTGGCAACTGGCGGTGCCGGGCAACTTTTTAGCATGACCACCAACCCTGATGTAGCCACCGGTGACGGTGTTGCCCTGGCTTACAATGCAGGCGCCGATATTATAGATATGGAATTTTTTCAATTTCATCCGACCGTACTCAAAATACCGGGAGTACCTCCATTTCTAATTTCGGAATCAATGAGGGGTGAAGGTGGTGTGTTGCGATCACTGGATGGTCGGCGTTTCATGAGTGATTACACACCTGATGCTGAATTAGCGCCTCGTGATGTGGTTTCCCGTGCGATTGTTGCTGAGATGACTAAAACCGGCACTGAACACGTCTATCTTGACGTTACCCATTTACCGGCAACACTGGTACTAACACGGTTTCCCCAGATATACCGTCATTGTCAGGAAAATGGGTTGGATATCAAGCATGATCTTATCCCGGTGGCACCAGCGGCACATTATATGATTGGAGGGGTTAGGGTAAACAACTGGGGGGCGACATCCATTTCGGGGTTATACGCTGCAGGTGAGGTGTCTTGTACCGGGGTGCATGGTGCCAACCGTCTGGCATCTAATTCACTGCTTGAGGTATTAGTTTTTTCCCGTCGAATAATTGAACACAGTATTGGCCGGGGTGAGAATAATGCTTTAGCTCCAACTGAACGACGAAGACTTGCTGTTAATGAACCTCATAAGGTACTATCATTACCCGAAAAGCGTGAGTTGCAAAATCTTTTGTGGCGAACGGCTGGAATTGAGAGGAACGGTCCTGAACTGGCCGACACGGCGGCTAAACTAAGGGATTGGTCTGTGTTATCGGATACTGAACCGGGTGACCGCTATGAATATGAGAATAGAAATCTGATATTGACAGGCCGGCTTTTGGTAGAAGCAGCTCTATATCGTGCCGAAAGCCGTGGTAGTCATTTTCGTACTGATTTTCCAGCGTCTTCGGTTCAATGGCGCCGGCACATAGTGATTAATACCAGGTAACGGGAAGGATAAATAAAATGGGAACTCAAAACCAAATTGAACAGATCATTGATGTTGCCCTGGGAGAAGATGTTGGCCGGGGAGACCGGACCACAGAATTAGTGATTCCCCCAAATATGGGTGGCAGTGCCGCAATTGTGGCGAAGGAACCGGCCGTGGTTTGTGGTGGTGAAATCGCGCGTATTGCGTGTTTGAAAGTCGATTCAAGTCTCCAGGTCAAGATAAATATTCAGGACGGCAGCCGAGCTAAGGCTGGTGATGTGGTGATGGTGATTACTGGACGGGTGGTGAGCATCTTGAAGGTAGAACGGGTTATCCTTAATTTTATCAGCCATCTGTCCGGTGTAGCCACCCTTACAGCCAGCTATGTTGAAAAAGTCAAAGGCATGGATGTCAAAATTAGTGATACCCGGAAAACGTTGCCGGGTCTTCGGTTGATAGAGAAATATGCGGTTTATGCTGCTGGCGGTATTAATCATCGTCCAGATCTGGCCAGCGGCATACTTATCAAAGACAATCATTTGGTGGCTATGGCTGCTAAAGGTATAAGTATAGCTGATGGTATTGCCAAGGCCAAAGCAGAAGCTAAGGGGATGAAGGTGGAGATAGAGGTACAGAACCTTGACCAATTGAAACAGGCCATTGATGGTAAACCCGATATAATAATGTTAGACAATATGAGCATTGATAGTATCAATCAAGCAGTAAAAATGGTGCCACCTTCCATAAGCCTGGAAGCATCTGGTGGTATTACACTGGATAATGTTCGGGAAGTGGCTGAGGCTGGGGTAGACGTCATATCTGTTGGAGCTTTAACTCATTCGGCTCCAGCGATGGATTTCAACCTGGAATTTATCACCGGACGACCGCCTGCTGCGGAATAAAAACTAAAAGGTTTGATTTACCGGCTATTCTTCTGACGAGACGGGTTTGGTTTCTGTGCGGCGATCTAATTCAAGAATTGCTCTGTTTTCCGGTTGCATGATTTTACAAAACAGAGGCACCAACTGCGGGTCAAACTGACTGCCTGCACATCTTTTAAGTTCCATAAGGGCGTCGTTGACATTGAGTTGAGTACGATATGGCCGGGGGGAAGTGATGGCATCGTAGGCATCAGCAACGGATAAAATACGCGCTTCAAGCGGGATAGCTTCTCCCTTGAGATGATGGGGATATCCCGAGCCGTCCCAATGTTCGTGGTGATGTAAAATCGCAGGGAGGCATCTGGTAAGATCCACAACGTGCTTCAGTATTTCTACACCTAACTCTGGGTGGGTTCGAATTGGTTCCCATTCTTGGGTTTCCAGAGCTGATGGTTTGGCTAAAATGGAATCTGGCACGCCGATCTTGCCGATATCATGCAAAAGACCGGCTGCCCTGATAAAATGGACGGTATCCTCTGGTAGCTTCAAAGCATCGGCAATAGATACTGCATACTCACTCACTTTACGGGAATGGCCGTATGTATAATGATCCTTGGCGTCTACCGTAGCGGCCAAAGCGTAGATAATCGATAATGCCTGGGGTTGCGCTCCTGTTTCATCGATCAGATCAGGAGGTTTTTCGGTACCATCGTCATCGGAGGCAATACAGGTGCGATTACGGCCGGCTCGTTTTGCGCGGTAAAGAGCGGTGTCCGCTCGATGAATCAATTCTTCTTTCATTAACGCGTCACCGGGCCAATTAGCGACCCCCAGACTTGCTGTCACTGGCATTTCGCGAAAACTAGATTTAGTCTCAATAGTTTTTCGTAGACGTTCAGCAACGCGATAAGCATCATCGATGCGGGTTTCCGGCAGTAGTACCGCGAATTCTTCACCGCCGTAACGGAAGGGCAGATCGATATTGCGCACACTATTTTGTAAAAGCTGCCCAATCTTGCGGAGCAATTGGTCACCTGCCAGATGGCCATAGATATCGTTGTACACCTTAAATAAATCCAAGTCGAGAATTATCAGAGAAAAGGTGATACCAAAGCGGCTACCTCGTCCGATTTCTTGTTCAATCCGCTCATGAAAATGGCGGTGGTTATAAAGGCCAGTTAGTTCATCAGTATTGGCTCTAGTGGTTGCCTGGATGTAGAGTTGTGCATTTTCGATGATTATTCCAGCTTGGGAGGTAAGGCGGCTGATGAGTTCTAAATCTTCAGTATTGTAGACGCCACCGTGTTGTTTCTTACCTACGGCAATGAGCCCAATAAGCTTATCACGGCTCTTTATAGGGTGCAGTTGCGCCAGATCGGCGTGCATTAGTTGGTCTTTTTCTGATTGCCATAAACCCTTAAACTCTGGCATGGAATTGACTTGAGATGGGGTTAGTGTTTTGTTTTGACGATCTATCCATTCGATAATAGGATTGTCGGCAGGTAGGCGGAGACTGGAACGCAATTCGTGAGTCTCCGGGTAAATATACTGAACCGTGAAATCAGAGGCAGGGTTATCCTGAAACATCAGAGCGGCATAAGTGATTCCTAATGCCTTAGAAAGAGGAGGCAGTAAAGCCTGAGCTAATTCGTCCAAGTTCAAAATATGACTCATTTTGTTCGAAAAATTTAGTAGATGCTGACGATGAATGTAGTTTTCACGGTAAAAGAGTCGGTCTATTGCCACAGTGATAAAACGGGAAATTGGCCGGGCAGAAAGTGCGACTGTTGTGATGACTACACCGGAAAATACTATGATTGTGGTTTCCGGGATGCCGGGAAAGATTCTATGAATAAAAGCAACCATCACTGTGTAAATGGTGGCTAGGATGATAATAAGAACGGACAAGGCTAGGCCACGACGGGCTACCAACCTGATATCAAGTAAATGGAACCTAGAGATGGCGTAGGCGATGAGGAGCGCATTGATTATATTACCTAAGTGGTCAGTGGTCAGTCCTGCAAGTGCAGGTGTAAAAGGGGTGATATAACTGAGAAGGATTAGGGCGCCTGAACCAATTATTAGATATATCGTACGGTTGCGGTCAGTGGGATCGGTTGATTGTCTGTAACGGCGCACAAGCATATACATTCCAGCGATGACAAATGGGGCGACGATAGTGCCGATGATGAAGTCCCACGGTCTGATGTCATGGAACAGGTAGCCATCGACCAGACTGACGTTAGTGACGATACGGCCACTGAGCGTCAGTATTAGTATCAGGACAGTGAAAAGATACCCTAAGTATACCCAGACGTCTCCCTGTTTATTATTATAAACACGGACGAAGTGGTAGTAGGCGATGCTTACCCAAGCGACGGCAGTGACTACTATCTCATTCCAGAATTGCAGTTGACTGGAGGAGGCTGATGTATTGAACACCAGCATGAAGGAACTGAAGCTCCAAAAAGCAGCAACGCCCAGAAAATAGGCGAAGAAACGATTAGCTTTACGCTCAGTATCCTGAATAACGAAGAGTAACAGGATAATGTAAACCAGGCTGGCAATTAAGGGGATGGTGGCCCAAATATTCAAACTTTACCGTCTCCGGCGGGTATCCTTATTAGCACCTATTATGTCTGACCTAATCTGACATGTCAACGTTTTTAAACGTAAACCATTCCCCAATGGTACTATTGATTATTAGTTGGGATTGTCATCGTGCGTTGCCATAATAGCTAATGCTTAATCCGAATGACCAAACGATTAAGGTTTGAACGGGTCAGGCCCTTTGACATTACGTTTTGTGTCCTCAATAAGCCTTTCCAAGCGGTCAGGATTATCGCTTTTCATCAAGGCTTCATCTTTTGTGATAATACCGTTGGCGGCCAGTTCAGCCAGATTTTGGTCCAAGGTTTGCATACCTATTTGACGGTTGAGTTGCATGATGGAGTGGAGTTCAAAGGTCTTGCCTTCACGGATAAGATTTCTGACTGCAGTAGTGGCTAATAGCATTTCAAAACAACCGACACGGCCGTGACCATTGGCTCTGATGATAAGTGTCTGCGAAATAATAGCTTCCAACACTTGCGATAGCTGCATCCTTATCTGGTGTTGTTGGTTAGGTGGATACATGTCAATTACTCGATCAACCGTTTGTACCGCATTGATTGTATGTAGCGTTCCCAAAACAAGGTGCCCCGTTTCGGCAGCTGCAATAGCCGTAGTGATAGTTTCAACATCGCGGATTTCGCCGACAACAATAACGTCCGGGTCATGGCGCAAGGCGTGGTGCAGAGCGGTAGGATAGGACGTTGTATCACCGCCGAGTTCGCGTTGGGCGATAATGCATTTGCTGTCCTGAAAAACATACTCAATGGGGTCTTCAATTGTAATGACACTGGAATGACGGTTTTCGTTCAAGTGTTGTAGCATAGCGGCCATGGTGGTAGATTTCCCCGAGCCCGTAGGGCCGGTTACTAGTATTAGTCCCCGGGGTTTCATGATTAAACTTTTAAAGATACCTGGTAAGTTCAACATATCTATGGTCATGATATGGAACGGCACATGCCGGACTGCAATAGATATGGTGCCGCGCTGGTATAGGATGTTAACTCTAAAACGAGAAACATCGGGCACCGAAAGAGCAAAATCAAGTTCTTTTGTTCTAATAAATATCTCTTGCTGTGTGGGGCTGGCCATTTCCTTGAACAGATTCTCCATATCGCTGGCGTTGATACAGGCATAGTTTGTTTGACGTTTTAGGACGCCATCAATACGGAAAACCGGCGGGTTGGGCACCTTCAGATGCATGTCGGAAGCACCGGCTTTGACCATTGCACGCAACAGTTCGTCAGCTTTCATGAAGCCTCCTAATGATCACTTAGATATCTTAACGTAAATCATACAACAATGCCTATTGACTTGGGTAGTATAATAGTACTAGCTCTTATACATAGAGGTTATTTGTAGGGTAAAAGATGAGATTAGATCGTCGCCGATCAAGTATCGAGATAATAGCGGACATGTTGCGGCTCGGGGAAGCCGGTAAGACGGAAATTATGTACTCCGTTAATATGAGCTATTTTCAGTTACAAAAATATCTTAATTTTATGATTGAACGGGAACTGGTTGACAAGGTCAAACTAGGCAATCCATCAGTTACATACCGTGTGACCAAAAAAGGGTTAACGTTGCTACGCCATATTGACGAGATACTTGACACTCTTAATCTCAAAGAAGACGCGGATGAGGCGTCCATGACAGGAGTATTATGACCGAAAAGCGCATGTTGATCTTGCCAGTAGAATTGGCACAAAAAATCGATAACAACCGTGGTGACCTTTCCCAAGCGGAGTTCATTGACTTTCTGATTCAGAGCCATCTCAAAGAAACAGCCAAGCCATCCAATAGCGTGGGCAAAGAAGAACTCGACCAATTGCGCGCTGAGTTTGCCAAGATGCTCAATAAAGAAAGCTATAAGTACGCTCTCAAGGAAGAGATGGCGGGCTTTCAGGATGACACTAAGAAGCTTTTGAAGAGTTTTGTTGACTTCTTCATTGGGTATGGTTTGGAACTGGGCAAAGAAGGTCCGCTGGATCTGAAAGAAATGACTTCCAAGATGACCGGTATGGATAAAGATGCAGCTGAAGAAGGACGAGAAGTCAAGATTAAATGGAAATAGACTCTATTCGGCGAGGGCCGAAACTAAGTGAAGCCGTTTTCTCCCCCCAACCGGGGAGAATTTTTTATTCGTGACATAGCTTTGACTAGAACATTGTTCTAGTACTGTATACCTTCCAATAGCCCCGTACGAATGTCATAGTACTTTGGTAAGTACTATGAATTATGTTTTATTAGGCGCTGCCGGATTTCTGTTGATGCACCTGCTGGACTTTGCATCAA
This region includes:
- the pilT gene encoding PilT (Twitching motility protein), whose translation is MKADELLRAMVKAGASDMHLKVPNPPVFRIDGVLKRQTNYACINASDMENLFKEMASPTQQEIFIRTKELDFALSVPDVSRFRVNILYQRGTISIAVRHVPFHIMTIDMLNLPGIFKSLIMKPRGLILVTGPTGSGKSTTMAAMLQHLNENRHSSVITIEDPIEYVFQDSKCIIAQRELGGDTTSYPTALHHALRHDPDVIVVGEIRDVETITTAIAAAETGHLVLGTLHTINAVQTVDRVIDMYPPNQQHQIRMQLSQVLEAIISQTLIIRANGHGRVGCFEMLLATTAVRNLIREGKTFELHSIMQLNRQIGMQTLDQNLAELAANGIITKDEALMKSDNPDRLERLIEDTKRNVKGPDPFKP
- the yajC gene encoding preprotein translocase subunit YajC, with amino-acid sequence MGNDTFTLVGFMILMFAAFYFLIIRPQQKKQKRQQEMLSDLKRDDRVITIGGIYGIIEALDEKSIVIKTESGALLRLVRGGVAMKQEDEVVT
- a CDS encoding L-aspartate oxidase, which gives rise to MAAYDYIIIGSGIAGLYSALLARRHGSVLIVTKGSIDECNTRFAQGGIAAAIGVGDSPELHFKDTVAAGAGLSDEKAVRILAEEAVLGIKDLIEFGVPFDTVDGEVALTLEAAHSLPRILHAGGDATGRYIEETLSAKVLSADIQVAEHCLATKLIVEDGRVLGLDTLDTLTGQRNTIGCYHLILATGGAGQLFSMTTNPDVATGDGVALAYNAGADIIDMEFFQFHPTVLKIPGVPPFLISESMRGEGGVLRSLDGRRFMSDYTPDAELAPRDVVSRAIVAEMTKTGTEHVYLDVTHLPATLVLTRFPQIYRHCQENGLDIKHDLIPVAPAAHYMIGGVRVNNWGATSISGLYAAGEVSCTGVHGANRLASNSLLEVLVFSRRIIEHSIGRGENNALAPTERRRLAVNEPHKVLSLPEKRELQNLLWRTAGIERNGPELADTAAKLRDWSVLSDTEPGDRYEYENRNLILTGRLLVEAALYRAESRGSHFRTDFPASSVQWRRHIVINTR
- a CDS encoding tRNA-i(6)A37 methylthiotransferase — encoded protein: MPNYHIFYIGCQMNQAETERLERLIEQKGFCPVSSPEQADLVLLVSCAVRQSAEERITNRLAILKKQKLERPSLRVALTGCMVTEDVPGMKRMFPMVDYFFPAGTIPDFLGDLPQDMLPLNPAVSVNVPIIQGCDNFCSYCIVPYRRGREKSRSIKEIVTEVRELTKRGAREVTLLGQNVNAYGHDLAEQKDLADLLSELEGVPELYRIRFLTNHPKDMSHRLLDAMATLSKVCPTLNLPIQAGDDQVLERMKRGYTVFDYRMLVNSIRSAVPGISLTTDIIVGFPGETETQFENTTLLIEDLRFDAVHIAAYSPRVGTEATEKYADDVSKLEKTRRLARLEKLQTSIAAEINTGLIDTMVEVLVEGSDKGKWRGRDRHGKLIFFKSSLELKGQLVNIRITNAGPWSLQGELTSVVSKEFAHGK
- a CDS encoding quinolinate phosphoribosyltransferase (decarboxylating), with amino-acid sequence MGTQNQIEQIIDVALGEDVGRGDRTTELVIPPNMGGSAAIVAKEPAVVCGGEIARIACLKVDSSLQVKINIQDGSRAKAGDVVMVITGRVVSILKVERVILNFISHLSGVATLTASYVEKVKGMDVKISDTRKTLPGLRLIEKYAVYAAGGINHRPDLASGILIKDNHLVAMAAKGISIADGIAKAKAEAKGMKVEIEVQNLDQLKQAIDGKPDIIMLDNMSIDSINQAVKMVPPSISLEASGGITLDNVREVAEAGVDVISVGALTHSAPAMDFNLEFITGRPPAAE